A part of Chanos chanos chromosome 9, fChaCha1.1, whole genome shotgun sequence genomic DNA contains:
- the LOC115820811 gene encoding caspase recruitment domain-containing protein 19-like, protein MADDYHEQLQRDSQFLCSDQRLDTELLDKLVLQLNRIYPQVLTDKEAQKFRNLGVSKATRLAELLEHLQGKGEEACHEFYRALHLHAEELYRSLPTRVHRREAPDLNGTNYAFENKERCVLNNRGPLFFLTCFSIAVGLALLYYRNEGEVATGSVLGYTACGLGQQAGQVLVFLSEDQTKRK, encoded by the exons ATGGCAG ATGATTACCATGAGCAGCTGCAGCGGGATTCCCAGTTCCTATGTTCAGACCAGCGACTGGACACTGAGTTACTGGACAAACTGGTTTTGCAGCTCAACCGTATTTACCCACAAGTACTGACAGACAAGGAGGCACAGAAG TTCCGGAACCTGGGTGTGTCAAAGGCCACGCGATTGGCCGAGCTGCTGGAGCACCTCCAGGGTAAAGGTGAAGAGGCGTGTCACGAATTTTACCGTGCACTACACCTACACGCCGAGGAACTATATCGCAGCCTACCCACACGAGTGCACCGCAGGG AAGCTCCTGACCTGAACGGGACTAACTATGCCTTTGAGAACAAGGAGCGCTGTGTGCTTAACAACAGGG gtCCTCTGTTCTTCCTCACTTGTTTCAGTATTGCAGTGGGTTTGGCCTTACTTTACTACCGAAACG agggcGAAGTGGCGACAGGTTCGGTTCTGGGCTATACTGCCTGTGGTCTGGGTCAGCAAGCGGGTCAGGTGCTCGTGTTCCTCTCTGAAGACCAAACTAAGcggaagtga